Proteins encoded by one window of Lutibacter sp. A64:
- a CDS encoding DUF4136 domain-containing protein, with product MKAIKFLPLVLLFLVASCSSVKVTSDYDTSTDFSKYKTFAFYKKGIDKVEISDLDKRRILKAIESELLAKGFTKSENPDILVNIFTKARQKVDVYSNNSMHIGWHPWYYGPNYGMHISKYTEGTLFVDLIDADKKELVWQGIGSGGLTTSGDVAKKEARIKEFLAEIMAKYPPTIE from the coding sequence ATGAAAGCCATAAAATTTCTTCCATTAGTGCTACTTTTTTTAGTTGCATCATGTAGTTCTGTAAAAGTTACATCTGATTATGATACATCAACAGATTTTTCTAAATATAAAACGTTTGCATTTTATAAAAAAGGAATTGATAAGGTTGAAATATCTGATTTAGATAAACGTAGAATTTTAAAAGCAATAGAATCTGAATTGCTTGCTAAAGGTTTTACAAAATCTGAAAATCCAGATATTTTGGTAAATATTTTTACTAAAGCACGACAAAAAGTTGATGTTTATAGTAATAACTCTATGCATATTGGTTGGCATCCTTGGTATTATGGTCCAAATTATGGAATGCATATTTCTAAATATACAGAAGGAACACTTTTTGTAGACTTAATAGATGCAGATAAGAAAGAATTAGTTTGGCAAGGGATAGGAAGTGGAGGTTTAACTACTTCTGGTGATGTAGCTAAAAAAGAAGCCAGAATTAAAGAGTTTCTTGCTGAAATAATGGCAAAATATCCACCAACAATTGAATGA
- the purU gene encoding formyltetrahydrofolate deformylase — translation MKKITILINCKDSKGIIAAVTNFIHQQNGNIVYIDQHVDREDNMFFMRLECELLKESFSFRVFKNVFRDVIADKFEMTWRMYDSDQKPKMALFVSKYEHCLYDILSRYTTNELEVEIPLIISNHQDLEPIAKSFNIPYYYIKVTKETKQQAEDEQLKLLREFEIDFIVLARYMQIISSKLIEEYPNKIINIHHSFLPAFPGAKPYHSAFKRGVKIIGATSHYVTEELDEGPIIEQDITRISHINTIKDFILKGRDLEKIVLSRALKLHTKRKVMVFKNKTVVFK, via the coding sequence ATGAAAAAAATAACAATACTTATAAATTGTAAAGACAGTAAAGGTATAATTGCTGCTGTAACTAATTTTATACATCAACAAAACGGAAATATTGTATATATAGATCAGCATGTTGATAGAGAAGATAATATGTTTTTTATGCGATTGGAATGTGAACTTTTAAAAGAATCGTTCTCTTTTCGTGTATTTAAAAATGTTTTTAGGGATGTTATTGCCGATAAATTTGAGATGACTTGGCGTATGTATGATTCCGATCAAAAACCTAAAATGGCATTGTTTGTATCTAAATACGAGCATTGTTTGTATGATATTTTAAGTAGGTATACTACAAATGAATTGGAGGTGGAAATACCATTAATAATAAGCAATCATCAAGATTTAGAGCCTATAGCTAAATCTTTTAATATTCCTTATTATTATATAAAAGTAACTAAAGAAACAAAGCAACAGGCTGAAGATGAGCAGTTAAAATTATTGCGTGAGTTTGAAATAGATTTTATTGTATTGGCAAGGTATATGCAAATAATTTCCTCTAAATTAATTGAAGAATATCCGAATAAAATTATAAATATTCACCATTCATTTTTACCTGCATTTCCCGGCGCAAAACCATACCATTCGGCTTTTAAAAGAGGGGTTAAAATAATAGGAGCAACAAGTCATTATGTTACTGAAGAATTAGATGAAGGTCCGATAATTGAACAAGATATAACGCGTATATCTCATATAAATACCATTAAAGATTTTATTTTAAAAGGTAGAGATTTAGAGAAAATTGTATTGTCTAGAGCCTTAAAATTACATACAAAACGTAAAGTAATGGTTTTTAAAAATAAAACTGTTGTTTTTAAGTAA
- a CDS encoding methylmalonyl-CoA mutase family protein, protein MKKITPFKPVNKIRIVTAASLFDGHDASINIMRRIIQATGVEVIHLGHDRSVEEVVNCAIQEDANAIAITSYQGGHTEYFKYMLDLLKEKNAAHIKLFGGGGGVILPSEIEELMQYGITKIYSPDDGRSLGLQGMINDMVKKSDFTTGEFIDFKVSDLKSKNDRQLAIAISAAENFSEKHTKFIKEIRNSSKTSDTPVLGITGTGGSGKSSTVDEIVRRFLNDFPTKTIAIVSVDPSKRKTGGALLGDRIRMNAINNNRVYMRSLATRQANLALSKHINDAVNILKVAGFDLVILETSGIGQSDTEIIEHSNVSMYVMTPEYGAATQLEKIDMLDFADIIALNKFDKRGALDALRDVKKQYQRNHNLWEEAIDSMPVFGTIASQFNDLGTNQLYRFLIEKINEKTNYDFKSNFKFKTNSVKNQFIIPPNRTRYLSEITENNRSYSKKSLQQKEIAEKLYGIYKTICSAANVISTETTQTFLSETGLNEDEILKQVDNSENHQLISLLFKEFTRVKMDLNPHNWNIILNWEIKKQAYKNEVYSYKVRDKEIQIKTHSETLSHLQIPKIALPKYEAWGAILYWTLEENVPGEFPYTAGLFPFKRTGEDPTRMFAGEGSPERTNRRFHYVSLGLPAKRLSTAFDSVTLYGNDPNIRPDIYGKIGNAGVSICCLDDAKKLYSGFELTNPTTSVSMTINGPAPIMLGFFMNAAIDQECEKYIIKNNLKEEVEAKIGSIYKKKGVNRPKYQGKLPEGNNGLGLLLLGVTGDEILPNEIYQKIKAETISKVRGTVQADILKEDQAQNTCIFSTEFALRLMGDVQEYFIKNSIRNFYSVSISGYHIAEAGANPISQLAFTLANGFTYVEYYLSRGMDINKFGPNLSFFFSNGIDPEYAVIGRVARKIWAKTLKYKYGANSRAQMLKYHIQTSGRSLHAQEIDFNDIRTTLQALYAIYDNCNSLHTNAYDEAITTPTEESVRRAMAIQLIINKELGLAKNENPIQGAFIIEELTDLVEEAIYLEFDRITDRGGVLGAMETMYQRSKIQEESLYYETLKHNGKFPIIGVNTFLSSKGSPTILPQEVIRATEKEKQHQINVVKNLNTANANKVKEQLKLLKQKSVNNENIFEQLMEACKVCSIGQITEALFEVGGQYRRNM, encoded by the coding sequence ATGAAAAAAATCACACCTTTTAAACCCGTAAATAAAATACGAATTGTAACTGCTGCTTCGCTTTTTGATGGCCATGATGCATCCATAAATATTATGCGTAGAATTATTCAAGCAACTGGTGTAGAAGTTATTCATTTAGGTCATGACAGAAGCGTTGAAGAAGTAGTAAATTGCGCTATTCAAGAAGATGCCAATGCAATTGCAATCACTTCTTATCAAGGCGGACATACTGAATATTTTAAATATATGTTAGACCTTTTAAAAGAAAAAAACGCTGCACATATTAAACTTTTTGGCGGTGGTGGAGGTGTAATACTTCCTTCTGAAATTGAAGAATTAATGCAGTACGGAATCACAAAAATTTATTCTCCAGACGATGGTAGAAGCCTTGGACTACAAGGTATGATTAATGATATGGTTAAAAAAAGTGACTTTACCACTGGTGAATTTATTGATTTTAAAGTTTCGGACTTAAAAAGTAAAAACGACCGACAATTAGCAATTGCTATTTCAGCTGCTGAAAACTTTTCAGAAAAACATACTAAATTTATTAAAGAAATTAGAAATTCATCAAAAACATCTGATACACCAGTTTTAGGTATTACAGGTACTGGTGGTTCTGGAAAATCTTCTACCGTAGATGAAATTGTAAGACGCTTTTTAAATGATTTTCCTACAAAAACAATTGCAATTGTTTCGGTAGACCCTTCAAAACGTAAAACTGGAGGCGCGCTTTTAGGCGATAGAATTAGAATGAATGCCATTAACAACAACCGTGTTTATATGCGCTCATTAGCCACACGTCAGGCCAACTTAGCACTTTCAAAACACATAAATGATGCAGTTAACATTCTAAAAGTTGCTGGTTTTGATTTGGTTATTTTAGAAACTTCTGGAATTGGACAAAGCGATACTGAGATTATAGAACACTCTAACGTTTCTATGTATGTTATGACACCAGAATATGGCGCTGCAACACAATTAGAAAAAATTGATATGCTAGATTTTGCAGATATAATTGCACTTAATAAATTTGATAAACGCGGCGCCTTAGATGCACTTAGAGATGTAAAAAAACAATACCAACGCAATCATAATTTATGGGAAGAAGCTATTGATTCTATGCCAGTTTTTGGCACTATTGCTTCACAATTTAACGATCTTGGTACAAATCAATTATACCGCTTTTTAATTGAAAAAATAAACGAAAAAACCAATTATGATTTTAAAAGTAATTTTAAATTTAAAACAAATTCGGTTAAAAATCAATTTATAATTCCTCCAAATAGAACCCGCTATTTATCTGAAATCACCGAGAATAATAGATCTTACAGCAAAAAAAGCCTTCAACAAAAAGAAATAGCTGAAAAATTATATGGAATTTACAAAACTATTTGTTCCGCTGCAAACGTCATTTCAACGGAAACAACACAAACCTTTCTTTCTGAAACTGGGTTAAACGAAGATGAGATTCTAAAACAAGTTGACAATAGCGAAAATCACCAATTAATTTCACTGTTATTTAAAGAATTTACTCGTGTAAAAATGGATTTAAATCCGCATAATTGGAACATCATTTTAAACTGGGAAATCAAAAAACAAGCTTATAAAAATGAAGTATATTCTTATAAAGTACGAGATAAAGAAATTCAAATAAAAACACATAGCGAAACACTTTCTCATTTACAAATTCCAAAAATTGCATTACCAAAATATGAAGCTTGGGGAGCAATTTTATATTGGACTTTAGAAGAAAATGTACCAGGAGAATTTCCGTATACCGCCGGACTTTTTCCTTTTAAAAGAACTGGAGAAGATCCTACAAGAATGTTTGCAGGTGAAGGAAGTCCGGAACGCACAAACAGACGTTTTCATTATGTAAGTTTAGGCTTACCTGCAAAACGCCTATCCACCGCTTTCGACTCTGTAACTTTATATGGAAATGACCCAAATATTCGTCCAGATATTTATGGTAAAATTGGAAACGCCGGTGTTTCTATTTGTTGTTTAGACGATGCTAAAAAATTATATTCAGGTTTTGAATTAACAAACCCTACAACATCTGTTTCTATGACTATTAACGGCCCAGCCCCAATAATGCTAGGCTTTTTTATGAATGCCGCCATAGACCAAGAATGCGAGAAATACATTATAAAAAACAACCTTAAAGAAGAAGTTGAAGCTAAAATAGGTTCAATTTATAAGAAAAAAGGAGTTAACAGGCCAAAATATCAAGGAAAACTTCCCGAAGGAAACAACGGTTTAGGTTTGCTATTATTAGGTGTAACTGGAGATGAAATACTACCAAATGAAATTTATCAAAAAATTAAAGCTGAAACTATTTCAAAAGTTAGAGGTACTGTTCAAGCTGATATTTTAAAAGAAGATCAGGCACAAAATACCTGTATTTTCTCTACTGAATTTGCATTGCGTTTAATGGGTGATGTTCAAGAATACTTCATTAAAAATAGTATTCGAAATTTTTATTCAGTCTCTATATCTGGCTATCATATTGCAGAAGCTGGTGCAAATCCAATTTCGCAACTTGCATTTACTTTGGCAAACGGATTTACATATGTAGAATATTATCTTTCTAGAGGAATGGATATTAATAAATTTGGACCAAATCTTTCATTCTTTTTTTCAAATGGTATCGATCCAGAATACGCAGTAATTGGTAGAGTTGCTCGTAAAATTTGGGCAAAAACATTAAAATATAAATACGGAGCAAATTCAAGAGCTCAAATGTTAAAATATCATATTCAAACTTCAGGTCGTAGTTTACACGCACAAGAAATAGATTTTAATGATATTAGAACCACATTGCAAGCTTTGTATGCAATTTACGACAATTGTAATAGCTTACATACAAATGCTTATGACGAGGCAATTACAACTCCTACGGAAGAAAGTGTACGTAGAGCTATGGCAATTCAATTAATTATTAACAAAGAATTAGGTTTAGCTAAAAATGAAAATCCAATTCAAGGTGCATTTATTATTGAAGAATTAACCGATTTAGTTGAGGAAGCAATTTATTTAGAGTTTGATAGAATTACAGACAGAGGTGGTGTTTTAGGTGCTATGGAAACTATGTACCAACGCAGTAAAATTCAAGAAGAAAGCTTGTATTATGAAACATTAAAACACAATGGTAAATTTCCAATTATTGGTGTAAATACGTTTTTAAGCAGTAAAGGATCTCCAACAATTTTACCTCAAGAAGTAATAAGAGCAACTGAAAAAGAAAAACAACATCAAATAAATGTAGTTAAAAATTTAAACACCGCTAATGCAAATAAAGTAAAGGAACAACTTAAACTATTAAAACAAAAATCCGTTAACAATGAAAATATTTTTGAGCAATTAATGGAAGCTTGCAAAGTATGTTCTATTGGACAAATTACAGAAGCTTTATTTGAAGTTGGTGGTCAGTATAGACGGAATATGTAA
- a CDS encoding sigma-70 family RNA polymerase sigma factor, whose amino-acid sequence MTTNQVWNNYSTDLKQFIISKVKDTTIADDILQDIFIKIHTKLHTLKDLNKLKSWTFSIARNSIMDYYNSRNLVFDIPELEVDFEIENKEHTEKDCLHGILKNLPKKYRDPLFLSDIKGIKQTEISKILNLPLPTVKSQIQRARKLIAQGFMDCCGYVINEKGVLQGELKDKKDCKICN is encoded by the coding sequence ATGACAACAAATCAAGTTTGGAATAACTATTCAACAGATTTAAAACAATTTATCATCAGCAAAGTAAAAGATACTACTATTGCTGATGATATTTTGCAAGATATTTTTATTAAAATCCACACAAAACTTCATACTTTAAAAGACTTAAACAAGCTAAAATCTTGGACTTTTTCAATAGCTAGAAATTCTATTATGGATTATTATAATTCTAGAAATTTAGTTTTTGATATACCTGAATTAGAAGTTGATTTTGAAATTGAAAATAAAGAACATACTGAAAAAGATTGTTTGCATGGAATTTTAAAAAACCTTCCAAAAAAATACAGAGACCCTCTATTCTTATCAGATATAAAAGGAATAAAACAAACAGAAATCTCTAAAATATTAAATCTTCCTTTACCAACAGTAAAATCTCAAATTCAAAGAGCTAGAAAATTAATTGCTCAAGGTTTTATGGATTGTTGCGGGTATGTTATTAACGAAAAAGGAGTGCTACAGGGTGAATTAAAAGATAAAAAAGATTGTAAAATTTGTAATTAA
- a CDS encoding Lrp/AsnC family transcriptional regulator, which translates to MKLDDINWNILKCLQQNSRQSNTEIAKKVGITSPAVAERIRKMEDIGIIEGYFAKISYTETNYQLKAIITLRAFMGRLKPFLETVKTFDEVVNCYRITGNENIIMEVVLKNQQHLEQLIDKLITYGETRTHIVLSDIVNNNPILKKI; encoded by the coding sequence ATGAAATTAGACGATATAAACTGGAACATCTTAAAATGTTTGCAACAAAATTCACGCCAGTCTAATACTGAAATTGCAAAAAAAGTTGGTATTACTTCGCCAGCTGTTGCAGAAAGAATTAGGAAAATGGAGGATATTGGTATAATTGAAGGTTACTTTGCTAAAATTTCATATACCGAAACAAACTATCAGTTAAAAGCTATAATCACTTTAAGAGCTTTTATGGGGCGTTTAAAACCATTTTTAGAAACTGTAAAAACATTTGACGAAGTTGTAAATTGCTATAGAATTACGGGAAACGAAAATATTATTATGGAAGTAGTTTTAAAAAACCAACAACATTTAGAGCAACTTATAGACAAACTTATTACCTACGGCGAAACTAGAACCCATATTGTACTATCAGACATTGTAAATAACAACCCTATTTTGAAAAAAATTTAA
- the recQ gene encoding DNA helicase RecQ: MTIKESQEKLIPTLKKYFGYDSFRDQQEQIITSVLKKNDNLVIMPTGGGKSICFQLPALLFDGLTLVISPLIALMKDQVDGLKANGIEADFYNSSQETEEQTEIFEKIYRKELKLLYVAPESLSYLENILNEEFISCIAIDEAHCISSWGHDFRPSYQQLGFLKNSLPNTPIIALTATADKATRADIIEQLNIPHATQFIASFDRKNIELEVRPANDRISQIIKFIKKQPKESGIIYCLSRKGTEQIASKLKLNGINAKSYHAGLSFNERTKTQEEFIYDKVQVVCATIAFGMGIDKSNVRWVIHYNMPKNIEGYYQEIGRSGRDGLKANALLFHSYSDVIQLRKFISGATNEEVQAAKLERMKQFSEATTCRRKILLSYFGELLAENCVNCDVCKNPPQFFNGTVIAQKALSVITRLKESEAIGTVIDVLRGAQNATILEKGYDKLKSHGVGKDISWRDWQQYIVQLINQGYCEIAFHKNNALQLTDFSEKVLFKNEVVNLTKPVEFKEQPVDDEKTTKTKKAKRDTLFERLRKLRQEIALAEKIPAYLVFNDATLKEIERARPMSESDFLEISGVGQRKLEVYGEDFIAEIVAFSNEKIKSRKKKDTHKITYDLYKEGLTIDEIAEKRNLKSTTIFSHLALLYTEGKDIDIYNFVTKEEVEKVRRAKEKLESPFALKPYFEYFNAEIAYFKIRLALTIIDTDG; this comes from the coding sequence ATGACTATAAAAGAATCCCAAGAAAAATTAATTCCTACGTTAAAAAAGTACTTTGGTTACGATTCATTTCGTGATCAACAGGAACAAATTATAACTTCCGTACTTAAAAAAAACGATAATTTGGTAATTATGCCAACAGGAGGAGGGAAGTCTATTTGTTTTCAATTACCTGCGTTATTGTTTGATGGATTAACTTTGGTAATTTCACCATTAATTGCTTTAATGAAAGACCAAGTAGATGGCTTAAAAGCAAACGGAATTGAAGCTGATTTTTACAATAGTAGTCAAGAAACAGAAGAACAAACTGAGATTTTTGAGAAAATTTATAGAAAAGAATTAAAACTTTTATATGTAGCGCCAGAAAGTTTATCGTATTTAGAAAATATTTTAAATGAAGAGTTTATAAGCTGTATTGCTATTGATGAAGCACATTGTATTTCGTCTTGGGGACACGATTTTAGACCATCGTACCAGCAGCTTGGTTTTTTAAAAAACTCATTGCCAAACACACCAATTATAGCTTTAACTGCAACCGCAGACAAAGCTACAAGGGCAGATATTATTGAGCAATTAAACATACCACACGCTACACAATTTATTGCTTCATTTGATAGAAAAAATATTGAGTTGGAAGTGCGTCCGGCAAATGATAGAATATCTCAAATAATTAAATTCATAAAAAAACAGCCAAAAGAATCGGGTATAATTTATTGTTTAAGTCGTAAAGGAACTGAGCAAATAGCTTCCAAACTTAAGTTAAACGGAATTAACGCAAAATCGTACCATGCAGGTTTAAGTTTTAATGAAAGAACCAAAACCCAAGAAGAATTTATTTATGATAAAGTGCAAGTTGTTTGTGCAACTATTGCATTTGGAATGGGAATAGATAAATCTAATGTACGTTGGGTTATACATTATAATATGCCTAAAAATATTGAAGGTTATTATCAGGAAATTGGACGTAGTGGAAGGGATGGATTAAAAGCGAATGCCTTATTATTTCATAGTTATTCGGATGTTATACAGTTACGAAAATTTATAAGCGGAGCTACTAATGAAGAAGTGCAAGCAGCAAAATTAGAAAGAATGAAGCAGTTTTCTGAAGCTACAACTTGCCGAAGAAAAATATTGCTGAGTTATTTTGGTGAATTATTAGCCGAAAATTGTGTAAACTGTGATGTTTGTAAAAATCCGCCACAGTTTTTTAACGGTACTGTAATTGCTCAAAAAGCATTGTCTGTAATTACAAGATTAAAAGAAAGTGAAGCAATTGGAACCGTAATTGATGTTTTACGTGGTGCGCAAAATGCAACTATTTTAGAAAAAGGATACGATAAATTAAAATCTCACGGAGTTGGAAAAGATATTTCTTGGAGAGATTGGCAGCAGTATATTGTTCAATTAATTAATCAAGGATATTGCGAAATTGCGTTTCATAAAAATAATGCCTTACAACTAACCGATTTTTCTGAAAAAGTATTGTTTAAAAATGAAGTTGTTAATTTAACCAAACCAGTTGAATTTAAAGAACAACCAGTTGATGATGAAAAAACAACTAAAACTAAAAAAGCAAAACGCGATACTTTGTTTGAACGTTTAAGAAAATTACGTCAGGAAATTGCGTTGGCAGAAAAAATACCAGCATATTTAGTATTTAATGATGCAACTTTAAAAGAAATAGAACGTGCTAGACCAATGAGTGAATCAGACTTTTTAGAAATAAGTGGAGTAGGGCAGCGTAAATTAGAGGTTTATGGAGAGGATTTTATTGCTGAAATTGTAGCTTTTTCAAATGAGAAAATAAAATCTCGCAAAAAGAAAGACACACACAAAATTACTTACGATTTATATAAAGAAGGTTTAACAATTGATGAAATTGCTGAAAAAAGAAACTTAAAATCAACTACTATTTTTTCGCATTTAGCATTGTTATATACCGAAGGAAAAGATATAGATATTTATAATTTTGTTACTAAAGAAGAGGTTGAAAAAGTAAGGAGAGCTAAAGAAAAATTAGAAAGTCCTTTTGCGTTAAAGCCTTATTTTGAATATTTTAATGCTGAAATTGCCTATTTTAAAATCCGTTTGGCTTTAACAATTATTGATACTGATGGGTAA
- a CDS encoding amidase produces MDSQIKHIHQQLVTQQITCTELVQERLNLLKENTHNTVNSLLDDSALELAEKVDTKIKNGETIGLLEGIPFGVKDVYMLQGTYTTASSDLLKNYKSAYTATAIQKLLDAGAIPLVKENCDSFGHGSSSENTIFGAVKNAVNPELVAGGSSGGSAVNVAKDYTVFSIGGDTGGSIRQPAGYNHIYGLKPTYGRISRYGIMAYASSTDCVGPLAKSVEDIRIILNTMSGKDIKDQTSIISKEIDEKAILNNTVKTIGYFKNFIDNDAIDAEVKADFLANIEKIKATGIKVKKLDFFKSDILVSTYYTLAMAETASNLSRLDGTNYGNRIESENLIESYAVTRSENFSEETKRRIVGGNQVLSQGFSDEIYLKGLALRDQISENFSKDFKEVDVILSPVTPSAPPKIGESLKDPHAMYLSDVYTVGFSLGQLPTLTIPQGTVTGLQITAAKNNEELILKFANFLKETI; encoded by the coding sequence ATGGATTCTCAAATAAAACACATACACCAACAATTGGTGACTCAACAAATAACTTGTACAGAACTGGTACAAGAAAGATTAAACTTACTTAAAGAAAACACACATAATACCGTAAATTCTTTATTAGATGATTCTGCTTTAGAATTGGCTGAAAAAGTAGATACCAAAATAAAAAATGGTGAAACTATTGGACTTTTAGAAGGTATTCCTTTTGGAGTTAAAGATGTATATATGTTACAAGGAACTTACACTACTGCTAGTTCCGATTTATTAAAAAATTACAAATCTGCTTATACTGCAACGGCAATTCAAAAATTATTAGATGCTGGCGCAATACCGTTAGTAAAAGAAAATTGCGATAGTTTTGGACACGGTTCATCTAGTGAAAACACTATTTTTGGAGCCGTTAAAAACGCTGTAAACCCTGAATTAGTTGCTGGTGGTTCTAGCGGTGGTTCAGCTGTAAATGTTGCTAAAGATTATACTGTATTTTCAATTGGTGGAGATACTGGAGGTTCTATTCGCCAGCCTGCTGGTTACAACCATATTTATGGTTTAAAACCAACTTACGGGCGTATTTCTAGATATGGAATAATGGCTTATGCATCGTCTACCGATTGTGTTGGCCCTCTTGCTAAATCTGTTGAAGATATTCGTATCATTTTAAATACAATGAGTGGAAAAGATATTAAAGATCAAACTTCAATTATATCAAAAGAAATTGACGAAAAAGCAATTTTAAATAACACGGTGAAAACAATAGGTTACTTTAAAAACTTTATTGATAATGATGCTATTGATGCTGAAGTAAAAGCTGATTTTTTAGCCAATATTGAAAAAATTAAAGCAACCGGAATTAAAGTTAAAAAATTAGATTTCTTTAAATCTGATATTTTAGTATCTACCTATTATACGCTAGCAATGGCAGAAACTGCTTCCAACTTATCGCGTTTAGATGGAACTAATTACGGTAACAGAATAGAATCTGAAAATTTAATTGAATCTTACGCTGTAACACGTTCTGAAAATTTTTCAGAAGAAACAAAACGCAGAATTGTTGGAGGAAATCAAGTTTTATCGCAAGGTTTTTCTGATGAAATTTACCTAAAAGGATTGGCTTTAAGAGATCAAATTTCAGAAAACTTTAGTAAGGATTTTAAAGAAGTTGATGTTATTTTATCACCCGTTACACCAAGTGCTCCACCTAAAATTGGAGAAAGTTTAAAAGACCCGCACGCTATGTATTTATCTGACGTTTATACTGTTGGTTTTAGTTTAGGACAATTACCTACCTTAACCATACCTCAAGGAACAGTTACAGGTTTGCAAATTACGGCGGCAAAAAATAATGAAGAACTTATATTGAAGTTTGCTAACTTCTTAAAAGAAACTATATAA